The window GCTGGCTCATTGATCGGGAACTTCACATAACCATTACCGTTACTCATCACCTTGCTCATCAGGGCGGAGTATTCGGTAGAGATATCCTTGTCATCGAAGCTCAGGATATTCCTGAATCCCATCACTTCCTGGTAGAAGTCGACCCATTTGTTCATCTGGTTCCATCCTACATTACCCACACAATGGTCTACATACAGCAATCCGGTTGGGGTAGGGTTATAATGGCTCACCCATGGCTGGTAACCGGGAAGGAAGGCCCCGGTATAGTTCTTCCTTTCAATGAACAGGTGAACGGTATCACCATAGGTATGGATCCCGCTCATCACCAGCTCTCCATGGTTATCGGAGTACCTGGTAGGTTCCATATAGGAATGCCCTCCACGGGAAGTGGTTTCCTGCCAGGCCTTCCTAGCATCATCCACCCTAAGGGCCAAAACCTTCACCCCGTCACCATGTTTGTAGATATGGTCTGCTATCGGGTTATTCGCCCTCAAAGGGGTAGTGAACACAAAGGTCAGTTTGTTCTGCCGTACAGCATAGCTGGCACGGTCCTTTACCCCGGTTTCGGGGCCCGCATAGGCCAGGCTCTGGAATCCAAATGCTGTTTTATAGAAATGGGCGGCCTGCTTGGCGTTGCCTACATAGAACTCCACATAATCGGTTCCTTCTAGTGGAAGGAAATCTGTGGCAGCATGCTTTTTCAGTTCGTTGGCAATGATCGTTGACATGGTCAAAAAATGAATGGTTAAAATATGTTGCAAATCCCCATGACGGTTGTCTATAGGGTCTTAACAATTACAATAAAAATGGGAGGATCGGGACCTGGGGGACCCGGGAAAGAATGCATTAATGTCCCGCATCCATGGCGAGTGATTCCATCAGCAGGGCGTAGTTAAGACGCCTGTCTGCAAAAAGTTTATGGGGATAATCGGGAACCATGCCACAAAGATAGCAGGATTGGTGGAATTAGGAAGGGGCGGTAGAATGCCCGGTTGGGATTTACGGCTGTCAATTTCCTTTTCCCTGCCTATTTTTGCCGCTCAATCCCAGTGCATGAAAAAAGTTGGCATCTTAGGTGGCGGGCAGTTGGGCCGCATGTTATTACAGGAAGCAGCAAATTACCCGGTTGAGACATGGATCATGGAAAACGACCCGGAATGCTCGGCTGCACATTTGTGCCATCATTTTGTGAAGGGGGATATCAAGGACTTCGATGCCGTATACCAGTTCGGCAAGGGCCTTGATGCCATTACCATTGAAATCGAAGCAGTGAATGTTGATGCCCTCGAAAAGCTGGAGGCGGAAGGTGTAAAAGTGATCCCCAGCCCGGCATCACTGCGCATCATTAAAAATAAGATCAGGCAGAAAGCTTTTTACAAAGAGAACAATATCCCGACAGCGGATTTTGCCATCGTACAGAACAAACAAGAGATCGAGTCCTATCTTCAGTTCCTGCCGGCAGCCCAGAAACTGGGCGAA is drawn from Flavihumibacter rivuli and contains these coding sequences:
- the hppD gene encoding 4-hydroxyphenylpyruvate dioxygenase, with the translated sequence MSTIIANELKKHAATDFLPLEGTDYVEFYVGNAKQAAHFYKTAFGFQSLAYAGPETGVKDRASYAVRQNKLTFVFTTPLRANNPIADHIYKHGDGVKVLALRVDDARKAWQETTSRGGHSYMEPTRYSDNHGELVMSGIHTYGDTVHLFIERKNYTGAFLPGYQPWVSHYNPTPTGLLYVDHCVGNVGWNQMNKWVDFYQEVMGFRNILSFDDKDISTEYSALMSKVMSNGNGYVKFPINEPAEGKKKSQVEEYLEFYDGEGCQHVALATNNIVETVTALRDRGVEFLKVPTTYYDDLLDRVGKIDEDIEPLKELGILVDRDEEGYLLQIFTKPVEDRPTLFFEIIQRKGAKSFGKGNFKALFEAIEREQEVRGNL